The Oxalobacteraceae bacterium OTU3CINTB1 genome includes a window with the following:
- a CDS encoding U32 family peptidase: MTLLAHQLELLSPAKTAEIGREAILHGADAVYIGGPAFGARHNASNSIEEISKLVAFAHRYRSRIFVTLNTILHDAELDAARAQIWQLYEAGVDALIVQDMGLLEMDLPPIQLHASTQCDIRTMEKAKFLGDVGFSQLVLARELTIEQIRKIRAEVDTPLEYFIHGALCVAYSGQCYISHADTGRSANRGDCSQACRLPYTLSDTKGRVVAYEKHLLSMKDNDQSRNLEALVDAGIRSFKIEGRYKDMGYVKNITAHYRLLLDEILERRTEFTRAASGRTEIMFTPDVDKTFHRGHTDYFAHGREEGDIGAFDSPKYVGVELGTVTRIATDHFDITTNAPMANGDGLNYMYKRESFGIQANTVKKIGASADGEQWRVFPNETIGLLTGFKVGAAILRNRDHHWEGALSKKSADRKVDLHLALSEHEHGLRLSLRDEDGIVSATDAAIAFQPAQQAEQAESSLRASLGKLGGTMFSAASVQLDLSKPWFVPAAAINALRRDAIEAHEAARLAAWDRPTRKPAAEPPAVYPDTQLSYLANVYNEKARAFYHKHGVKLVAAAYESHEEPGEVPLMITKHCLRFSFNLCPKQAKGVQGVQGQVRAEPMTLVSGDHTYTLRFDCKPCEMHVVGAMKPNILKSPPPSNIPYSPLVFHRQRPRATT, encoded by the coding sequence ATGACTTTGCTAGCCCATCAGCTCGAACTGCTGTCGCCCGCCAAAACCGCTGAAATCGGCCGCGAAGCCATTTTGCACGGCGCCGACGCTGTCTATATCGGCGGCCCCGCCTTCGGCGCGCGCCATAACGCCAGTAATTCGATCGAGGAAATCTCCAAACTGGTGGCGTTCGCGCACCGCTACCGATCGCGCATCTTTGTCACGCTCAACACCATCCTGCATGACGCCGAGCTGGACGCCGCCCGCGCGCAGATCTGGCAGCTGTACGAAGCCGGCGTGGACGCGCTGATCGTGCAGGACATGGGCCTGCTGGAGATGGACCTGCCGCCGATCCAGCTGCACGCCAGTACCCAGTGCGACATCCGCACGATGGAAAAGGCCAAGTTCCTGGGCGACGTCGGCTTCTCGCAGCTGGTGCTGGCGCGCGAGCTGACCATCGAACAAATCCGCAAGATCCGCGCCGAGGTCGACACCCCGCTCGAATACTTCATCCATGGTGCGCTGTGCGTGGCCTATTCCGGCCAATGCTACATTTCGCACGCCGACACCGGCCGCAGCGCCAATCGCGGCGACTGCTCGCAGGCCTGCCGCCTGCCGTACACGCTGAGCGACACCAAAGGCCGCGTCGTGGCATACGAAAAACACCTGCTGTCGATGAAGGATAACGACCAGAGCCGCAATCTGGAGGCGCTGGTCGACGCCGGCATCCGCTCGTTCAAGATCGAGGGCCGCTACAAGGACATGGGCTACGTGAAAAACATCACGGCCCACTACCGCCTGCTGCTCGACGAAATTCTGGAGCGCCGCACGGAATTCACGCGCGCCGCCAGCGGCCGCACCGAGATCATGTTCACGCCCGATGTGGACAAAACCTTCCACCGGGGCCATACGGATTACTTCGCCCACGGCCGCGAGGAGGGAGACATCGGCGCCTTCGACAGCCCTAAATATGTTGGCGTGGAACTGGGTACGGTCACCCGCATCGCCACCGACCACTTCGACATCACCACCAACGCGCCGATGGCCAACGGCGACGGCTTGAATTACATGTACAAGCGCGAGTCGTTCGGCATCCAGGCCAACACGGTGAAGAAAATCGGCGCCAGCGCCGATGGCGAGCAGTGGCGCGTGTTCCCGAACGAGACGATCGGCCTGCTGACCGGCTTCAAGGTCGGCGCCGCCATCCTGCGCAACCGCGACCATCACTGGGAAGGCGCGCTGAGCAAGAAATCCGCCGACCGCAAGGTCGACCTCCACCTGGCTTTGAGCGAACACGAGCACGGCCTGCGTCTGTCGTTACGCGACGAAGATGGCATCGTCAGCGCCACCGACGCCGCCATCGCCTTCCAGCCCGCGCAGCAAGCCGAGCAGGCCGAGAGCTCGCTGCGCGCCAGCCTGGGGAAGCTCGGTGGCACGATGTTCTCGGCCGCGAGCGTGCAACTGGACCTGTCCAAGCCGTGGTTCGTGCCGGCGGCCGCCATCAACGCGCTGCGCCGCGACGCCATCGAAGCGCACGAAGCCGCGCGCCTGGCCGCATGGGACCGTCCGACGCGCAAGCCTGCTGCCGAACCGCCGGCGGTCTATCCCGATACCCAGCTTAGCTACCTCGCCAACGTCTACAACGAGAAGGCGCGCGCGTTCTACCACAAGCACGGCGTGAAACTGGTCGCCGCGGCTTACGAATCGCACGAGGAACCGGGCGAAGTGCCGCTGATGATCACCAAGCACTGCCTGCGGTTCTCGTTCAACCTGTGCCCGAAGCAGGCCAAGGGCGTGCAAGGCGTGCAGGGCCAGGTGCGTGCAGAGCCGATGACCCTGGTCAGCGGCGACCACACCTACACCTTGCGTTTCGACTGCAAACCGTGCGAGATGCACGTGGTTGGCGCCATGAAGCCGAACATCCTGAAGTCCCCTCCGCCGTCTAACATCCCGTACAGCCCTCTGGTCTTCCACCGCCAACGCCCGCGCGCCACGACCTGA
- a CDS encoding alpha-N-arabinofuranosidase yields the protein MNSIKHSLAVLGMIVAPAFAAGQVSVSIDAGKPGPVINKYVYGQFAEQLGTGVYEGMWVGAKSTIPNTNGWRNDVVGALKELHVPLVRWPGGCFADTYHWRDGVGPQDKRPSNIHGDRVDQFNAVGTHEFFDLIDMLGADAYINGNVGTGTVQEMSDWVEYMTSDGGSPLARLRAQNGRAKPWKVAFFGIGNEMWGCGGNVKPEYYAGLYRNYENFLRAPEPNKPKMIAAGGDLSWTEILSKELKGRTTGITIHQYTVPTGNWDVKGKAVGFDEGEWISTLANASKMDRMVKDHLAVLDKNDPEKKIGLMVDEWGTWYADADTSSSALFQQNSLRDALVAALTFNIFHEHAERVTMTTIAQMVNVLQSMILTDKDKMVLTPTYYAFQMYVPFQDAKSLPLAIKDNTSYTLGATTIPGVSATAARAKDGKVYLALVNTDPHKAVDVAVDVAGTKAKGAAGKVLTSAAMDAHNSFQHPQVIKPAAFSTRAAGGKLSIKVPSKSVMVVALE from the coding sequence ATGAATAGCATCAAACACAGCCTCGCCGTTCTGGGCATGATCGTGGCGCCGGCATTCGCCGCCGGCCAGGTCAGCGTCAGCATCGACGCCGGCAAACCCGGTCCGGTCATCAACAAGTACGTGTACGGCCAATTCGCCGAACAGCTCGGCACCGGCGTCTACGAAGGCATGTGGGTCGGCGCGAAGTCGACCATCCCGAACACCAACGGCTGGCGCAACGACGTCGTCGGCGCCCTCAAGGAGTTGCATGTGCCGCTGGTGCGCTGGCCGGGCGGCTGCTTCGCCGACACCTACCATTGGCGCGACGGCGTCGGCCCGCAGGACAAGCGCCCGAGCAACATCCACGGTGACCGCGTGGACCAGTTCAACGCCGTCGGCACCCACGAATTCTTCGACCTGATCGACATGCTGGGCGCCGATGCTTACATCAACGGCAACGTCGGCACAGGCACCGTGCAGGAGATGTCCGATTGGGTCGAGTACATGACGTCGGACGGCGGCTCACCCCTGGCCAGGCTGCGTGCCCAGAACGGCCGCGCCAAGCCGTGGAAAGTCGCCTTCTTCGGTATCGGCAACGAGATGTGGGGTTGCGGCGGCAACGTCAAGCCCGAGTACTACGCCGGCCTGTACCGGAATTACGAGAACTTCCTCAGGGCGCCGGAGCCAAACAAGCCGAAAATGATCGCTGCGGGCGGCGACTTGTCGTGGACCGAGATCCTGAGCAAGGAACTGAAGGGGCGCACGACGGGCATCACCATCCACCAATATACGGTCCCGACCGGCAACTGGGATGTCAAGGGCAAGGCCGTCGGCTTCGACGAGGGCGAATGGATATCGACGCTTGCCAATGCCTCGAAAATGGATCGGATGGTCAAAGACCACCTGGCCGTGCTGGACAAGAACGATCCCGAGAAGAAGATCGGGCTGATGGTCGACGAATGGGGGACCTGGTATGCGGATGCGGACACCAGCAGCAGCGCCCTGTTCCAGCAGAACTCCCTGCGCGACGCGCTGGTGGCGGCGCTCACCTTCAACATCTTCCATGAGCACGCGGAGCGGGTCACCATGACCACCATCGCCCAGATGGTCAACGTCCTGCAATCGATGATCCTGACCGACAAGGACAAGATGGTCCTGACGCCGACCTACTACGCCTTCCAGATGTATGTGCCGTTCCAGGATGCCAAATCGCTGCCGCTGGCGATCAAGGACAACACCAGCTACACCCTGGGCGCGACGACCATTCCCGGCGTGAGCGCGACGGCGGCGCGCGCCAAGGACGGCAAGGTCTACCTGGCGCTGGTCAACACCGATCCGCATAAGGCGGTGGATGTCGCAGTCGATGTCGCCGGCACAAAAGCAAAAGGCGCGGCCGGCAAGGTGCTGACCTCGGCCGCGATGGATGCGCACAACTCGTTCCAGCATCCGCAGGTCATCAAGCCGGCGGCGTTCAGCACGCGCGCGGCGGGTGGCAAGCTCTCGATCAAGGTGCCTTCCAAGTCTGTGATGGTGGTCGCTTTGGAGTAG
- a CDS encoding cellulase family glycosylhydrolase — translation MKKPNLVVRTMLVALLGSVVSVHAQTSYPNYNTSPAAPNATGMSSNAVQLAAKVKLGTNIGNTLDAYGCSTPGETCWGNPAVSAAYVKLVKDSGFDAIRIPVSWDQYADQTTGKISDAWLNRVKQVVQYAVDNGLYVIVNIHWDGGWLERNITEEKKVAVNAKQKAYWEQIATKLRDFDEHVLFASANEPEAKTPEQIAILDGFHQTFVNAVRSTGGKNAYRVLVIQAPLTDIDRAANDWHAMPSDTVAGRQMAEVHFYPWSFTNQAEDADYSQVFYYWGNGYHSSTDPYRNSTREEEPYVDAQFAKMKTKFVDQGIPVVLGEFAATLRTQLTGADLALHRASRAYYSQYVTKAALANGMLPFYWEIGMDPGLLFNRTIPAVGDQQILDGLLVGAGKSVILPTGPNSWTLGGGATNSSTATNMQLTLSQAGAGATYNFTHPVNWSGATLNMVLNFDQAFISNRNGGADGFLQFFTYSANWAAYEFKCWTANKVLVAGQDTAFTCSGFSVQNAVGVGIQFPGTAGSVAIKRATIKLAQ, via the coding sequence ATGAAGAAACCAAATTTAGTCGTTCGGACCATGCTTGTCGCGTTGTTAGGAAGCGTCGTGAGCGTGCACGCCCAGACGTCCTATCCGAATTACAACACCAGTCCTGCCGCCCCCAACGCGACCGGCATGAGCAGTAACGCCGTACAGTTGGCCGCCAAGGTGAAGCTGGGAACGAACATTGGCAACACGCTGGACGCTTACGGTTGCAGCACTCCGGGCGAGACTTGCTGGGGCAATCCTGCCGTTTCCGCCGCCTATGTCAAATTGGTGAAAGACAGCGGTTTCGACGCGATCCGGATTCCCGTCTCCTGGGATCAGTATGCCGATCAGACCACCGGAAAAATTAGCGATGCCTGGCTCAACCGCGTGAAGCAAGTGGTGCAGTACGCGGTGGATAACGGGCTTTACGTGATCGTCAACATTCATTGGGACGGCGGTTGGCTGGAGCGGAACATCACCGAAGAAAAGAAAGTTGCCGTCAACGCCAAACAAAAAGCCTACTGGGAGCAAATTGCGACGAAGCTGCGTGACTTTGACGAGCATGTCCTATTTGCCAGCGCCAACGAACCCGAAGCGAAAACCCCTGAGCAAATAGCCATCCTCGACGGCTTTCACCAAACATTTGTCAACGCGGTTCGTTCGACGGGCGGTAAAAACGCTTATCGCGTGCTGGTGATTCAAGCCCCGTTGACCGATATCGATCGTGCCGCCAATGATTGGCATGCGATGCCGTCGGATACTGTGGCCGGCCGCCAAATGGCCGAAGTCCATTTTTACCCGTGGAGTTTCACCAACCAGGCTGAAGACGCGGATTACTCGCAGGTGTTCTATTACTGGGGAAATGGCTACCATTCGAGCACCGATCCTTATCGCAACTCCACGCGGGAGGAAGAGCCATATGTCGATGCGCAATTCGCCAAAATGAAGACGAAGTTTGTGGACCAGGGGATTCCGGTCGTGCTGGGGGAATTTGCGGCAACATTGCGCACCCAACTGACTGGCGCCGACCTCGCCTTGCACCGCGCGTCGCGAGCGTATTACTCTCAATATGTGACCAAGGCGGCGTTGGCGAATGGCATGCTGCCGTTCTACTGGGAGATCGGGATGGATCCGGGCCTGCTGTTTAATCGCACCATTCCGGCCGTGGGCGACCAGCAAATATTGGACGGGCTGTTAGTCGGAGCCGGGAAATCCGTCATCCTGCCCACGGGTCCAAATAGCTGGACCTTGGGTGGTGGCGCCACAAATAGCAGTACAGCCACCAATATGCAACTTACCCTTAGCCAGGCGGGGGCCGGTGCGACCTATAATTTTACCCATCCGGTGAATTGGAGCGGCGCGACTTTGAACATGGTGCTGAATTTCGATCAAGCGTTTATCTCGAATCGAAATGGCGGAGCCGATGGCTTCTTGCAGTTCTTTACTTATTCCGCCAATTGGGCGGCTTACGAATTTAAGTGCTGGACGGCCAATAAAGTGCTGGTGGCTGGGCAGGATACGGCATTCACATGTTCGGGTTTTAGCGTCCAGAATGCGGTCGGCGTAGGTATCCAATTCCCCGGAACGGCGGGTTCCGTGGCCATCAAAAGAGCGACCATCAAGCTGGCTCAATAA
- a CDS encoding PA14 domain-containing protein — protein sequence MKRYAIVLVILLHLALGAFLMLSRLRPALKPEPRTVEVVLFEVKVPEKKIPEAVPEPRKVDPPPVQVPALPELPPVKVADIPVAPPSVAQAIPAPVVVAPPPPPPPPPPEVKAAATPPKVFEECADSPDRNMVADVYNLRTGTQSVTEMRHRKPVKRVCLAQLNIAPRDFREGFPGLGTTNEWFGLDIRFTVNVAEAGTWELMLLSDDGAILSIDDQDVINNDGIHGALPETAKVKLEKGLRNFRVRYFQGPGFNLALILGWRKPGAADFDYLPRKLIGRPPAGTLAALLPKE from the coding sequence GTGAAGCGCTACGCCATCGTCCTTGTAATTCTGCTCCACTTGGCGCTGGGGGCGTTCCTGATGCTGTCTAGATTGCGGCCCGCGCTTAAACCGGAGCCGCGCACCGTCGAGGTCGTGCTATTCGAGGTGAAAGTGCCCGAGAAGAAGATTCCCGAAGCTGTGCCCGAGCCACGCAAGGTCGATCCTCCTCCGGTACAGGTCCCCGCCCTGCCGGAACTGCCTCCCGTCAAGGTCGCCGACATCCCGGTGGCCCCGCCGTCTGTGGCCCAGGCCATCCCGGCGCCGGTCGTGGTCGCGCCCCCGCCCCCGCCTCCCCCGCCGCCGCCCGAAGTCAAAGCGGCGGCCACGCCGCCCAAGGTGTTCGAAGAATGCGCGGACTCGCCGGACCGGAACATGGTTGCCGATGTCTACAACCTTCGCACCGGGACCCAGTCGGTGACGGAAATGCGCCACCGCAAGCCGGTCAAGCGCGTTTGCCTGGCCCAGCTCAATATCGCCCCACGCGATTTTCGCGAAGGCTTTCCGGGCCTGGGCACGACCAACGAATGGTTTGGCCTGGATATCCGCTTCACCGTCAATGTCGCCGAAGCCGGCACATGGGAGCTGATGCTGTTGTCCGACGACGGCGCCATCCTCAGCATCGACGATCAGGACGTCATTAACAACGACGGCATCCATGGAGCATTGCCGGAGACGGCAAAGGTCAAGCTGGAGAAGGGCTTGCGCAACTTCCGCGTGCGCTACTTCCAGGGGCCGGGATTCAACCTCGCGTTGATCCTGGGGTGGCGCAAGCCCGGCGCGGCCGATTTCGACTACCTGCCGCGCAAGCTGATCGGCCGACCGCCGGCAGGCACGCTGGCCGCGCTCCTACCCAAAGAATGA
- a CDS encoding TonB-dependent receptor, translated as MNQRTTASRRAALGLTVMASMIAQAYAQQTAPAPAAETTATTPAATAEAPITSVQVTGYRNSLLSSARDKKESVGFQDSINAEDFGKFPDKNLAESLSRVPGVGVSRDVTGEGMTIQIRGLGSSFTKILLNNSPIAVASSGPIDGANTNREVDLDLLPTDLFTKLTVSKSPTAGQIEGGAAGVVNLRSARPFDKEGKQLSMGLTGTKQQIADKAGMRGNIIGSNTWDGKFGLLGGISFSRQQARTTGFETVGWTNPNLTASQSSSPSRNNTGGGNWTIPATVPAGAGNGLVAGTPIDQAFLLAHNPGLTIGQIDNAIIPRLGRTMEYYGTKDKISGVLAAEYRPTQDLHFYLDTMYSKKDDDMTRNGYTWAVRNNGAIPLNMQVDKTDCTNGCTVTSGTFANSLNFIEFGPRKDKVDLLGINPGMEWKITPKLSLDVAGNWNRSRFTHEAPTVMPITAPNSGNTITYSNGGGVPSIVSNMDLNNPANYQWVGGRVNVQNELRETETKGFHTNLAWGDKKLTVKGGFAWDDIDRTIRGQDNSAAWQAAVCGNNPSVFLQGPNGAPPCNGASTPGASAAGLYPGYGTGYTAGQTAPLTYQGSLITNAALPGYLTPGQYGNLALDWDRFRQDSKYDYFNSTAPDTGASSTGASAGYIREKSKAVYLEASGELAPAGFNTRWNVGVRYVRTQQQVGSRNSFSDPRNATLPLNGSKYPNIDSWVYQDSEYSNTLPSGTIAVDVMKDVVVRAALSRSMTRVNPNSLRPGVNFSGVSADTGTQGNPNLKPYLSDNIDLGIDWYTGREGYVSVTGFQKRVNGFTIDENVTLPFSALAQYGINYGTLIPTQQLAIDSRGGPDVATVVMTRPRNAEGILRIRGLEVGWVQPLDKLLPIKGFGFNETLTLINQKASGEGSNGFIALGVPKKTNNFGVYYENHGYMARFMHTYSQGSQVATANQSGITQAALFSDTYKQWDFSSSIELDQVFDREGLPMITFDIVNLNKAKRRGYFQFPNATMSQYDPGRTFAVGLRMKF; from the coding sequence ATGAATCAACGAACGACCGCCAGCCGGCGCGCCGCGCTTGGGCTGACCGTCATGGCCAGCATGATCGCCCAGGCCTACGCCCAGCAAACCGCCCCAGCCCCCGCCGCGGAAACCACCGCCACCACGCCCGCTGCCACCGCGGAGGCGCCGATCACCAGCGTCCAGGTCACCGGTTACCGCAACAGCTTGCTGTCCTCGGCCCGCGACAAGAAGGAATCCGTCGGCTTCCAGGATTCGATCAACGCCGAAGATTTTGGTAAATTCCCGGACAAAAACCTGGCCGAGTCGCTCAGCCGCGTTCCTGGCGTCGGCGTGTCGCGCGACGTCACCGGCGAGGGCATGACCATCCAGATCCGTGGCCTGGGTTCGTCGTTCACCAAGATTCTGCTGAATAATTCCCCGATCGCCGTGGCCTCCTCCGGCCCGATTGATGGCGCTAACACGAACCGCGAAGTCGATCTGGACCTGCTGCCGACCGACCTGTTCACCAAGCTCACCGTCAGCAAGAGCCCGACCGCCGGCCAGATCGAGGGCGGCGCCGCCGGTGTCGTCAACCTGCGCAGCGCGCGGCCGTTCGACAAGGAAGGCAAACAGCTTTCCATGGGCCTGACGGGCACCAAGCAGCAGATCGCCGACAAGGCCGGCATGCGCGGCAATATCATCGGCAGCAACACCTGGGACGGCAAGTTCGGTCTCCTGGGCGGTATCTCGTTCTCGCGCCAGCAGGCCCGCACCACCGGCTTCGAGACCGTGGGCTGGACCAATCCCAACCTGACCGCGTCGCAGAGCAGCTCGCCGTCCCGCAACAACACCGGCGGCGGCAACTGGACCATCCCGGCGACCGTACCGGCCGGCGCCGGCAACGGCCTGGTGGCGGGCACGCCGATCGACCAGGCGTTCCTGCTGGCGCACAATCCGGGCCTGACCATCGGCCAAATTGATAACGCCATCATTCCGCGCCTCGGCCGCACCATGGAGTACTACGGCACCAAGGACAAGATCTCGGGCGTGCTCGCGGCCGAATACCGTCCGACGCAAGACCTGCACTTCTATCTGGACACCATGTACAGCAAGAAGGACGACGACATGACGCGCAACGGCTACACGTGGGCGGTGCGTAACAACGGCGCCATTCCGCTGAACATGCAGGTCGACAAGACCGATTGCACCAACGGCTGCACGGTCACCTCCGGTACCTTCGCCAACTCGCTCAACTTTATCGAATTCGGCCCGCGCAAAGACAAGGTCGACCTGCTGGGCATCAACCCGGGCATGGAATGGAAGATCACGCCGAAGCTGTCGCTCGACGTCGCCGGTAACTGGAACCGCAGCCGCTTCACGCACGAGGCGCCGACGGTCATGCCGATCACCGCGCCCAACAGCGGCAACACGATCACCTACTCGAACGGTGGCGGCGTGCCGTCCATCGTCTCGAACATGGACCTCAACAATCCGGCCAACTACCAGTGGGTCGGCGGCCGCGTCAACGTGCAGAACGAGTTGCGCGAGACCGAAACCAAGGGCTTCCACACCAACCTGGCCTGGGGCGACAAGAAGCTGACTGTCAAAGGCGGTTTCGCCTGGGATGACATCGACCGCACCATCCGTGGACAGGACAACTCCGCCGCCTGGCAGGCTGCCGTCTGCGGCAACAATCCGTCGGTGTTCCTCCAAGGCCCGAACGGCGCGCCGCCATGCAACGGCGCCAGCACCCCGGGCGCCAGCGCCGCCGGCCTGTATCCAGGCTACGGCACCGGCTACACGGCCGGCCAGACCGCGCCCCTCACCTACCAGGGTTCGCTGATCACCAACGCGGCGCTGCCGGGCTATCTGACGCCCGGCCAGTACGGCAACCTGGCGCTGGACTGGGATCGCTTCCGCCAGGATTCCAAGTACGACTACTTCAACAGCACCGCGCCGGACACGGGCGCGTCGTCGACCGGCGCCAGCGCCGGCTACATCCGGGAGAAGTCGAAGGCGGTCTACCTGGAGGCGAGCGGCGAATTGGCGCCAGCCGGCTTCAACACCCGCTGGAACGTGGGCGTGCGCTACGTGCGTACCCAGCAGCAGGTCGGTTCGCGCAATTCGTTCAGCGATCCGCGCAACGCCACCTTGCCGCTGAACGGCAGCAAGTATCCGAACATCGATTCGTGGGTCTACCAGGATTCCGAGTACAGCAACACGCTGCCGTCGGGCACCATCGCCGTTGACGTAATGAAGGATGTGGTGGTGCGCGCCGCGCTCTCGCGCAGCATGACGCGCGTGAATCCGAATTCGCTGCGTCCGGGCGTTAACTTCTCCGGCGTGTCGGCGGACACCGGCACCCAGGGCAATCCGAACCTGAAGCCTTACCTGTCGGATAACATCGACCTGGGCATCGACTGGTACACCGGCCGCGAGGGTTATGTCTCGGTCACCGGCTTCCAGAAGCGCGTCAATGGCTTCACCATCGACGAGAACGTCACGTTGCCGTTCTCCGCGCTGGCGCAGTACGGCATCAACTACGGCACCCTGATTCCGACCCAGCAGCTGGCGATCGATTCGCGCGGCGGCCCGGACGTCGCCACCGTCGTCATGACCCGTCCACGCAACGCCGAAGGCATCCTGCGCATCCGCGGCCTGGAAGTGGGCTGGGTCCAGCCGCTCGACAAGCTGCTGCCGATCAAGGGCTTCGGTTTCAACGAAACGCTGACCCTGATCAACCAGAAGGCCAGCGGCGAAGGCTCGAACGGTTTCATCGCACTGGGCGTGCCGAAGAAGACCAACAACTTCGGCGTCTACTACGAGAACCACGGCTACATGGCGCGCTTCATGCACACCTACTCGCAGGGCAGCCAGGTGGCGACGGCGAACCAGAGCGGCATCACCCAGGCGGCGCTGTTCAGCGACACCTACAAGCAGTGGGACTTCTCGTCGAGCATCGAGCTCGACCAGGTGTTCGACCGCGAGGGCCTGCCGATGATCACCTTCGACATCGTCAACCTGAACAAGGCCAAGCGTCGCGGTTACTTCCAGTTCCCGAACGCCACGATGTCCCAGTATGATCCGGGCCGTACCTTCGCCGTCGGTCTGCGCATGAAGTTCTAA